One Nitrososphaerota archaeon DNA segment encodes these proteins:
- a CDS encoding EVE domain-containing protein — MMNYWLCKQEPSTYNMDLLQKEKTTTWDGVHNNLAIKHINSMKKGDQAFFYHSGDEKQIVGIMEIISNPYPNPKEKNPRFVVVDVKFKKRLENPVTLAQIKTNPKFKDWELLRISRLSTMPVPTQIWSEILKISQK; from the coding sequence ATTATGAATTACTGGCTGTGCAAGCAAGAACCGTCCACATACAACATGGACTTGCTCCAAAAGGAAAAGACCACAACCTGGGACGGTGTCCACAACAACCTAGCAATAAAGCACATCAATTCGATGAAAAAAGGTGATCAAGCGTTTTTCTATCACAGTGGAGACGAAAAACAAATTGTTGGCATCATGGAAATAATATCCAATCCATATCCAAACCCGAAAGAAAAAAATCCGAGATTTGTTGTAGTTGATGTAAAATTCAAAAAGCGACTGGAAAACCCAGTAACGCTTGCACAGATCAAGACAAATCCGAAATTCAAAGATTGGGAGCTGTTGCGAATATCAAGGCTCTCTACAATGCCAGTCCCTACTCAGATCTGGAGTGAAATACTGAAAATTTCACAAAAATAG
- a CDS encoding phenylalanine--tRNA ligase subunit beta — translation MPVVTLYLSRLQKLVGKTSKNRIIDSLPFLGLDIEEQTDKYIRVEYSPNRPDYATDVGIATGLQGLLGIKKGIAKLVVKKADRNYSIRTDPAVKKIRPYVLGLIAKGGKLDDEIIRQLIALQEDLHFGIGRRRKKASIGIHNLDAVKLPLLYTVKSRVHKFVPLAADKEVSVSQILDTMDAGKEYSAILGSASGVPMILDAQQNTISFPPIINSALTTVTTSTTNILVEVTGNDPSAVSDTLSVIASALQGLGFTLYDVKTDKKSSAESLKTRIISLESTLVNQILGLNLSSAQICNMLRKCRLDAVVRNKKISCTIPRYRFDIFGPMDLVEEVGLGYGIQNLSPTLPSSVSVGQKSETTLKLDQLGQIMIGLGFAEALNSSLTSKQILYNNTKRDSAKLIEVAESKSQEHTVLRDSILPGLLENLSKNIHEQYPQKLFETGIVFSGNSSITESISFACVTAHKDSGYTEIKSVLQSLLKTDSNIECKTKTAQDPMFEKGKTAEILVNGKKIGLVGEIDSQVMENFKIRVPVSGFEIILSDFLI, via the coding sequence ATGCCAGTAGTCACACTATATCTATCAAGGCTGCAAAAACTCGTAGGCAAGACAAGCAAAAACAGGATAATTGATTCGCTGCCGTTTTTGGGCCTAGACATAGAAGAGCAAACTGACAAATACATTCGCGTAGAATACAGCCCAAACAGGCCGGATTATGCAACAGATGTTGGAATTGCGACCGGACTTCAGGGACTACTTGGAATCAAAAAAGGAATTGCCAAGCTAGTAGTCAAAAAAGCTGACAGAAACTATTCCATCAGGACAGATCCTGCAGTAAAAAAGATCCGACCATATGTTTTAGGATTGATTGCAAAGGGGGGAAAGCTAGACGATGAAATCATTCGACAGCTAATTGCGCTACAAGAAGACCTTCACTTTGGCATTGGAAGAAGGCGCAAAAAGGCATCAATTGGGATACACAACCTTGACGCCGTAAAACTTCCTTTATTGTACACAGTCAAATCCAGAGTTCACAAGTTTGTGCCGCTTGCTGCAGACAAGGAAGTTTCTGTATCGCAGATCCTCGATACCATGGATGCTGGCAAGGAATACTCCGCAATACTTGGGAGTGCTTCTGGTGTTCCGATGATTCTAGATGCACAGCAAAACACCATCTCCTTTCCACCAATAATCAACTCTGCATTGACCACAGTAACTACATCTACTACGAACATACTTGTGGAAGTAACCGGAAATGATCCCAGTGCAGTATCTGACACACTGTCTGTGATCGCATCTGCATTGCAGGGACTGGGCTTTACTTTGTACGATGTGAAAACCGACAAGAAAAGCTCTGCCGAGTCGCTAAAAACAAGAATCATCTCACTTGAATCTACTCTGGTCAATCAAATCCTTGGATTGAATCTGTCTTCGGCTCAAATCTGTAATATGTTGCGAAAATGCAGATTAGATGCAGTAGTTAGGAACAAAAAAATCTCTTGCACAATTCCAAGATATCGCTTTGATATTTTTGGCCCAATGGATCTGGTAGAAGAAGTGGGACTTGGATATGGAATTCAAAATCTTTCCCCAACACTTCCGTCATCTGTTTCAGTTGGACAAAAAAGTGAGACAACGCTCAAGCTTGACCAGCTTGGACAGATTATGATAGGCCTAGGCTTTGCTGAGGCATTAAACTCGTCTCTTACAAGCAAGCAAATACTATACAATAACACCAAGCGTGACTCTGCAAAGCTAATCGAGGTTGCAGAATCAAAAAGCCAAGAGCACACCGTATTGCGTGACTCTATCCTACCGGGACTATTGGAAAACCTTTCAAAAAACATTCACGAGCAATATCCACAAAAACTATTTGAAACGGGAATTGTTTTTTCCGGAAACTCCTCAATCACAGAATCTATTTCATTTGCATGTGTTACTGCACACAAGGACTCTGGCTATACTGAAATCAAGTCCGTGTTGCAATCTCTACTAAAGACCGATTCCAACATTGAATGCAAAACTAAAACTGCACAAGATCCAATGTTTGAAAAAGGCAAAACTGCCGAGATTTTGGTAAACGGCAAAAAAATTGGTTTGGTGGGTGAGATAGATTCTCAAGTTATGGAGAACTTCAAAATACGCGTACCAGTAAGTGGATTTGAAATAATACTTAGTGACTTTCTCATCTAA
- a CDS encoding phenylalanine--tRNA ligase subunit alpha — MSQVLHPIEKTIIKLLQAEKNLTESQIMEKTKLSADQTRRGIEWLRLKNLAVVQESEQLFFALGKNGLGANKEGLPERKLVNLISGAPVPFDDLRKKLLDEMNVAIANAKKNDWITITKNDSGSIVSLKTNPNQTSEEKILSVIGEGKITQDQIKDSAALESLKKRPDYIVIESVKTKTISLSEEAKSIDVDAADSGAIDVEADVPMIHAAKTHPLKDTIGEIREIFVSLGFTEIAGNLAQPGFWNFDALFTPQDHPAREMQDTFYIKDKRAQNFATQAQINSVSTYHKKGWKYPWNLDAARKMVLRTHTTCVTIKYLAENKPTEARVFSLGRVFRNEKVSYKHLVEFNQVEGIVVGKNVSLRDLMGIQTQFYKKLGLNKIKFWPTFFPYTEPSLQTMVYNEKLDKWIELFGMGIFRPEVTRPFGITRPVLAWGGGIERIAMLKYGLDDVREFYNNNLNWLRSTPKCQ; from the coding sequence TTGTCTCAAGTTCTCCATCCCATTGAGAAAACAATAATCAAATTATTACAAGCTGAAAAAAATCTCACAGAATCGCAAATCATGGAAAAAACCAAACTTTCTGCAGACCAGACAAGGCGCGGAATAGAATGGCTTCGGCTCAAGAATTTGGCAGTGGTGCAAGAATCAGAACAATTGTTTTTTGCTTTGGGCAAAAATGGACTTGGGGCAAACAAGGAAGGTTTGCCAGAAAGAAAACTGGTAAATCTCATTTCTGGTGCACCTGTACCGTTTGATGATCTGCGAAAAAAATTGCTAGATGAGATGAATGTGGCAATTGCAAATGCCAAAAAAAACGACTGGATCACAATAACTAAAAACGATTCTGGAAGTATTGTTTCGCTAAAGACAAATCCGAACCAGACAAGCGAAGAGAAAATCCTTTCGGTAATAGGTGAAGGCAAAATCACACAAGACCAGATCAAAGATTCAGCCGCGCTGGAATCACTCAAAAAAAGACCTGACTATATAGTAATAGAGTCTGTCAAAACCAAGACAATTTCGTTATCGGAGGAGGCAAAGTCAATTGACGTTGATGCAGCTGACTCTGGCGCAATCGACGTTGAAGCGGACGTTCCTATGATTCATGCAGCAAAAACTCACCCACTCAAAGATACAATTGGTGAAATTCGCGAAATCTTTGTCAGTCTTGGCTTTACAGAAATTGCAGGCAATCTGGCACAGCCTGGATTTTGGAACTTTGATGCATTATTCACACCGCAGGACCATCCTGCTAGGGAAATGCAAGATACATTTTACATCAAAGACAAGCGTGCACAAAACTTTGCAACCCAAGCCCAGATAAACTCGGTCTCTACCTACCACAAAAAGGGATGGAAATATCCATGGAATCTGGATGCTGCACGAAAAATGGTTTTGCGAACCCATACCACATGCGTCACCATAAAATATCTTGCAGAGAACAAGCCTACCGAAGCCCGAGTGTTTTCATTGGGTCGTGTATTCAGAAACGAAAAGGTCAGCTACAAGCATCTGGTGGAATTTAATCAAGTAGAAGGAATCGTGGTTGGAAAAAATGTCTCGCTACGAGACCTGATGGGAATCCAAACACAATTTTACAAAAAGCTAGGCCTCAACAAAATAAAGTTTTGGCCCACATTTTTCCCGTACACCGAACCGTCATTGCAGACAATGGTATACAATGAAAAGCTAGACAAGTGGATTGAGCTGTTTGGCATGGGAATATTCCGACCTGAGGTGACTAGACCATTTGGAATTACTCGCCCGGTTTTGGCGTGGGGTGGAGGAATTGAGAGAATTGCAATGCTAAAGTATGGACTGGATGATGTTCGAGAATTTTACAACAACAACCTAAACTGGCTGAGGAGCACTCCAAAATGCCAGTAG
- a CDS encoding ammonia monooxygenase yields MVWLRRCTHYLFIVVVAVNSTLLTINAGDYIFYTDWAWTSFVVFSISQTLMLVVGATYYLTFTGVPGTATYYALIMTVYTWIAKGAWFALGYPYDFIVTPVWLPSAMLIDLAYWATKKNKHSLILFGGVMCGMSLPLFNMVNLITVADPLETAFKYPRPTLPPYMTPIEPQVGKFYNSPVALGAGAGAVLSVTFAALGCKLNTWTYRWMAAWSKWD; encoded by the coding sequence ATGGTCTGGCTTAGACGATGTACGCACTACTTATTCATAGTAGTCGTAGCAGTCAACTCAACCCTGCTTACAATTAACGCAGGAGACTACATCTTCTACACTGACTGGGCATGGACTTCGTTTGTCGTGTTCTCAATATCACAGACATTGATGTTGGTGGTAGGTGCAACTTACTATCTGACATTTACCGGAGTTCCAGGAACCGCAACATACTACGCGCTGATTATGACCGTCTATACATGGATCGCAAAAGGCGCATGGTTTGCACTCGGTTACCCATATGACTTCATTGTTACACCAGTTTGGTTACCATCAGCAATGCTGATTGACCTAGCATACTGGGCTACAAAGAAGAACAAGCACTCACTGATACTATTCGGTGGTGTGATGTGTGGAATGTCACTTCCATTGTTCAACATGGTAAATCTCATTACCGTGGCTGATCCATTGGAGACTGCTTTCAAATACCCAAGACCAACATTGCCTCCATACATGACTCCAATAGAACCCCAAGTGGGCAAGTTCTATAACAGTCCAGTTGCACTCGGTGCAGGCGCAGGTGCTGTATTATCAGTAACTTTTGCCGCTCTAGGATGTAAACTGAACACGTGGACGTATAGATGGATGGCAGCTTGGTCCAAGTGGGACTAA
- a CDS encoding ArsR family transcriptional regulator: MAKGYSLQKIQEKVIEVLSDSKTGLSGVEIAEKLNVNRATMAKYLNVFAAEGLIRQKNIGNANLWFVDFGTETLQFPADYYRVKEKFLEYLIVNDQHQTYQLIRNSFHSGADTTTLINEVILPAIVSIDDLYLKAKIGTSEAKMLRGIITSSIQILNSHDEPDTKRNIVLLSADSSSVLYSQAASAALASKGWQIWQVGDVSDSIGVLFDLDLQKFITKIWKQKQGEMVITIFSATEEGAKFFSESASSIKSKFGKNLHIVVHSRTQKQSTKAEFASEKLDAVIQWIDSISGL; the protein is encoded by the coding sequence TTGGCAAAAGGGTATTCACTACAAAAAATACAAGAAAAGGTAATTGAGGTTTTATCCGATTCCAAGACTGGCTTGTCTGGAGTAGAGATTGCAGAAAAACTCAATGTCAATAGGGCCACAATGGCAAAATATCTCAATGTTTTTGCAGCAGAAGGATTAATTCGCCAAAAAAACATTGGCAACGCAAATCTGTGGTTTGTGGACTTTGGAACCGAAACGCTCCAGTTTCCGGCAGACTACTATAGGGTCAAAGAAAAATTCCTAGAATATCTGATTGTAAATGACCAACACCAGACATATCAATTAATTCGAAATTCATTTCATTCCGGAGCAGATACTACAACTCTGATAAACGAAGTGATCTTACCTGCAATTGTATCAATAGACGACTTGTATTTGAAAGCAAAAATTGGCACATCCGAGGCAAAAATGCTTCGCGGAATAATTACAAGTTCCATACAAATTCTAAATTCACATGATGAGCCAGATACAAAAAGAAACATAGTCTTGCTCTCAGCAGACTCATCCAGCGTTCTTTACTCACAGGCAGCATCTGCTGCACTTGCATCAAAGGGATGGCAAATCTGGCAAGTTGGTGATGTGTCTGACTCTATTGGGGTCCTATTTGATCTTGACTTGCAGAAATTCATCACAAAAATCTGGAAGCAAAAACAAGGAGAAATGGTAATCACAATATTTTCCGCAACTGAAGAAGGAGCCAAATTTTTCTCAGAATCTGCAAGTTCTATCAAGTCAAAATTTGGCAAAAATCTTCACATCGTGGTTCATTCCAGAACACAAAAACAAAGCACAAAGGCTGAATTTGCAAGCGAAAAACTAGATGCAGTCATACAATGGATAGATTCCATTTCTGGTTTGTAA
- a CDS encoding pantetheine-phosphate adenylyltransferase, which yields MAKFSLVAMGGTFDVIHKGHLALLQGAFSVSDNVIIGLTSDELAKKKGKKLNHEYLQRLETLKQTIERKFLGKSYTISKLDNDFGPAVIEGNIQALVVSEETAHQGDVLNRLRAQRELPPVRIIMVPMVLAQDGKRISTTRIRNSEIDAQGNLIQS from the coding sequence ATGGCAAAGTTTTCCCTAGTTGCAATGGGTGGCACTTTTGATGTCATACATAAGGGTCATCTTGCGTTGTTGCAGGGGGCGTTCTCCGTTTCAGACAATGTCATAATTGGCCTGACAAGTGACGAGCTTGCCAAAAAAAAAGGCAAAAAGCTAAATCATGAATATTTGCAAAGGCTGGAAACACTAAAGCAGACAATAGAAAGAAAATTCTTAGGTAAATCATACACCATTAGTAAGCTTGACAACGATTTTGGCCCTGCAGTAATTGAGGGAAACATCCAGGCACTGGTAGTAAGCGAAGAAACAGCACACCAGGGGGATGTACTAAACAGGCTTCGAGCGCAAAGAGAACTCCCACCCGTCCGAATCATAATGGTGCCAATGGTATTGGCCCAAGATGGCAAGCGAATTTCCACCACTAGGATTCGCAACTCCGAGATTGACGCTCAGGGAAACCTAATTCAAAGTTGA
- a CDS encoding DNA adenine methylase, translated as MLSAEPKPFVKWAGGKRQLISAIDRHIPSEFCTYFEPFLGGGAVLFHLLSKNPTMKCKVSDLNSDLVLAYVTIRDKVNELISSLENHAKNYHKNPDSYYYCIRESEPTGQIDKVSRLLFLNRTCFNGLYRVNSKGKFNVPLGRYSNPNIVNEENLVTVSHILQSKKIQINCRDFTAILSDAKKGDFVYFDPPYQPVSNTANFTSYTNKDFTYSDLENLVEVSEKLIDRGCKVLHSNSNSKEVKDLFSKNWKVIEVAANRAINSDSAKRTGQKELLIKNY; from the coding sequence ATACTCTCAGCAGAACCCAAGCCATTTGTCAAGTGGGCGGGAGGAAAAAGGCAACTAATCTCTGCAATTGACAGGCATATCCCGTCTGAATTTTGCACATATTTTGAGCCGTTTTTGGGAGGTGGGGCTGTACTATTCCATTTATTGAGCAAAAATCCTACCATGAAATGCAAAGTCTCTGATTTGAATTCTGACTTGGTCTTGGCTTATGTTACAATTCGAGACAAAGTGAACGAGCTGATTTCATCACTGGAAAACCATGCAAAAAACTATCACAAAAATCCAGACTCTTATTATTATTGCATAAGGGAGAGCGAGCCGACAGGCCAGATTGACAAGGTCTCGCGATTACTATTCCTCAATAGGACCTGCTTTAATGGACTGTATCGAGTAAACAGCAAGGGAAAGTTCAATGTACCGCTTGGCAGATATTCCAATCCAAACATTGTAAATGAGGAAAACCTAGTTACTGTAAGCCATATTTTACAATCAAAAAAAATTCAAATCAACTGTCGCGACTTTACCGCAATCCTATCGGATGCCAAGAAAGGCGATTTTGTGTACTTTGATCCACCATACCAACCAGTAAGCAATACTGCAAACTTTACCAGCTATACGAATAAGGATTTTACCTATTCTGACTTGGAAAATCTAGTTGAAGTGTCTGAAAAGCTCATAGATAGGGGCTGCAAGGTTTTGCACTCCAATTCTAATTCTAAGGAAGTAAAAGACCTATTCTCAAAGAACTGGAAGGTAATCGAGGTTGCTGCCAATAGAGCCATAAACTCGGATTCTGCAAAAAGGACAGGCCAAAAGGAACTACTCATCAAAAATTATTAG
- a CDS encoding ammonia monooxygenase: protein MVDKKTIVLALSVILALGTLGPNLVQMVQTAEAHGVQAQLQSRFVKIEDETFNRQSLQTGEELVLAGKFVSLVERDLRGWNSIFSESTNAGNRWEILARTPPGNVFQIPGNAVLDYEIRAKALEPGVYHVHTQLNVAQVGPGLGPGQTVVVTGEPILKAIPYTNIMYQSIIIGVGYVITFATRPWQVI from the coding sequence ATGGTCGACAAGAAAACAATCGTACTAGCACTTAGTGTAATTTTGGCACTCGGTACACTTGGTCCAAATTTGGTTCAAATGGTACAGACTGCAGAGGCACACGGTGTTCAAGCACAACTACAGAGTCGTTTCGTAAAGATTGAAGATGAAACCTTCAACAGACAATCACTGCAAACCGGTGAAGAACTAGTCTTAGCTGGCAAGTTCGTAAGTCTTGTTGAAAGAGATCTCAGAGGTTGGAACTCTATATTCTCAGAGTCCACCAATGCAGGTAACAGATGGGAGATTCTTGCAAGAACCCCACCAGGAAACGTCTTTCAAATCCCAGGTAACGCCGTACTCGATTATGAAATCAGAGCAAAGGCATTAGAGCCAGGCGTATACCACGTACACACTCAACTCAACGTTGCTCAAGTTGGACCAGGATTAGGCCCAGGACAAACAGTAGTAGTAACCGGCGAGCCGATACTAAAAGCAATTCCATACACCAACATCATGTATCAATCAATCATCATTGGCGTTGGCTATGTGATAACATTCGCAACTCGCCCCTGGCAAGTAATCTAA
- a CDS encoding ammonia monooxygenase: protein MAQMPALIPKEVEIQRLKKIWLIVIAMGSTAASVEVDNFVDGSLHQTSIRDSAFTPAHWWLYSHFVALPLGWGSVAIYDRKVPVLRGPNNSMNTGLKMTILGYLATMFTIGVNEMWHFWFVEEIFAVPNHWMFNMGVVVAFMGALAYVVRVYARLVELGAETPGENPYVAEMYKMALEGKLYSRAIP, encoded by the coding sequence ATGGCACAGATGCCGGCACTAATCCCAAAAGAAGTTGAGATTCAGAGACTAAAGAAAATCTGGCTCATCGTTATTGCAATGGGATCCACAGCAGCATCCGTGGAAGTAGACAACTTCGTAGATGGTTCCTTACATCAAACCTCTATCAGAGACTCTGCATTCACACCAGCACACTGGTGGCTCTACTCACACTTTGTGGCACTACCACTAGGTTGGGGTTCAGTTGCAATCTATGATAGAAAGGTACCAGTACTCAGAGGTCCAAACAACTCCATGAACACAGGCTTAAAGATGACCATTCTAGGTTACCTGGCAACCATGTTCACAATCGGGGTCAATGAAATGTGGCACTTCTGGTTCGTAGAGGAAATCTTCGCAGTTCCAAACCACTGGATGTTCAACATGGGTGTAGTAGTAGCATTCATGGGTGCTCTAGCATACGTCGTAAGAGTCTATGCTAGACTTGTCGAACTAGGTGCAGAAACACCAGGTGAGAACCCATATGTTGCAGAAATGTACAAGATGGCCTTAGAAGGCAAACTGTACAGTAGAGCAATCCCATAA
- a CDS encoding Lrp/AsnC family transcriptional regulator, which produces MATAYVLINCELGSEEAIIKQLKSLDGVKEVHGTFGAYDILAKIESPTVEALRETITWKIRKIEKIRSTLTLMGIEGQS; this is translated from the coding sequence ATGGCAACAGCATACGTTTTGATAAACTGTGAACTAGGTTCAGAAGAAGCCATTATCAAGCAATTAAAGTCACTTGATGGTGTAAAAGAGGTTCACGGCACTTTTGGCGCATATGACATCTTAGCCAAAATCGAATCCCCAACAGTAGAGGCGTTACGTGAGACCATTACTTGGAAGATTCGAAAAATAGAGAAAATCCGATCTACATTAACCCTAATGGGTATTGAGGGTCAGTCTTAA
- a CDS encoding thioredoxin family protein, giving the protein MVLMESQVVLRKDDSAPDFDLLGVDDKNHSLASFKDYDALLVIFMCNHCPYVKAKVDAINEVQNKFKGKLAVVGINSNDAVAYPDDSFDSMKEFAKQKGISFWYLVDETQQIAKKYGAVCTPDPFLFNKERKLVFHGKIDNAMKPEDKATEKTMVTTVEKLLAGQPIPKDFDPSIGCSIKWKN; this is encoded by the coding sequence ATGGTCTTAATGGAATCCCAAGTAGTACTCAGAAAGGACGATTCTGCTCCAGACTTTGATCTTTTGGGAGTAGACGACAAAAATCACTCACTTGCTAGCTTCAAAGACTATGATGCACTTCTTGTAATTTTCATGTGTAACCATTGTCCATATGTCAAGGCAAAGGTTGATGCAATAAACGAAGTCCAAAACAAGTTCAAAGGAAAGCTGGCAGTAGTTGGAATCAACAGTAATGACGCAGTTGCATATCCAGACGACAGTTTTGATAGCATGAAGGAATTTGCAAAGCAGAAAGGAATTTCATTTTGGTATTTGGTAGATGAAACACAGCAGATAGCAAAAAAATACGGGGCAGTTTGCACACCAGATCCGTTTTTGTTCAACAAGGAACGTAAGCTAGTGTTTCATGGAAAAATAGACAACGCGATGAAGCCTGAGGATAAGGCTACTGAAAAAACAATGGTTACAACCGTAGAGAAATTACTTGCAGGTCAACCAATTCCAAAAGATTTTGATCCATCGATTGGTTGCTCCATAAAATGGAAGAACTGA
- a CDS encoding tryptophan--tRNA ligase gives MPSDDFIVTPWHVEGEIDYDKLIKQFGTEKITQEILKKIESVTGELHFMLRRGVFFSHRDLSRILSDYQKGEKFFLYTGRGPSGHTHIGHLVPWVFTKWLQEKFDTNLYFQLTDDEKFFAKQDLTLEQTSKFAYENALDFIALGFKPEKTKIIINTRNIKTLYPIASQVAKKINFSNTKAVFGFTNETNVGMIFYTSLQSAPCFIEDRPVLIPLGVDQDPHFRITRDVAPRIGKEKPALIHNIMIPALSGPGGKMSASEESGTIYTTDTPEQIKKKINKYAFSGGQSTVEEHRKIGGNPDIDVSYQYLRIFFEPDDKKLKTIYDDYKSGKMLTGELKAILIEKVTDFLVSHQQRREKAKEQIDKFLLEDK, from the coding sequence ATGCCTTCTGATGATTTCATTGTTACTCCCTGGCACGTAGAAGGAGAAATCGACTATGATAAGCTCATCAAACAGTTTGGTACAGAAAAGATCACGCAGGAAATTCTAAAAAAAATCGAATCCGTGACCGGCGAGCTTCACTTTATGCTCAGACGGGGCGTTTTCTTCTCGCACCGAGACCTATCACGAATTCTCTCAGATTATCAAAAGGGAGAAAAGTTCTTTTTGTATACGGGACGAGGTCCTTCCGGCCACACCCATATCGGGCATCTCGTCCCATGGGTTTTCACAAAGTGGTTGCAGGAAAAATTTGACACGAACCTATACTTTCAGCTAACAGATGATGAAAAATTCTTTGCAAAGCAAGACCTAACACTTGAGCAGACAAGCAAGTTTGCCTATGAAAACGCGTTGGATTTTATCGCACTTGGATTCAAGCCAGAAAAAACAAAGATAATCATCAACACAAGAAACATCAAAACTCTATATCCGATTGCATCTCAAGTTGCAAAAAAGATCAACTTTTCCAACACCAAGGCAGTCTTTGGCTTTACAAACGAGACAAATGTGGGCATGATATTTTACACATCACTACAGTCAGCCCCGTGCTTTATTGAGGACAGGCCTGTTTTGATTCCACTTGGAGTGGACCAAGACCCGCACTTTAGAATTACACGCGATGTTGCACCACGAATAGGCAAAGAAAAACCTGCACTAATCCACAATATTATGATCCCAGCCCTCTCGGGGCCTGGCGGAAAAATGTCCGCATCCGAAGAATCCGGCACAATATACACGACTGATACCCCAGAGCAAATCAAGAAAAAGATAAACAAGTATGCATTTTCCGGTGGCCAGTCAACAGTAGAAGAGCACCGCAAAATTGGTGGAAATCCAGATATTGATGTATCATATCAATATCTGAGAATCTTTTTTGAGCCAGACGATAAAAAACTAAAGACAATCTATGATGACTACAAGTCAGGCAAAATGCTCACAGGTGAGCTAAAAGCAATCCTAATTGAAAAAGTGACCGACTTTCTAGTTTCACATCAACAAAGAAGAGAAAAAGCCAAAGAGCAGATCGACAAATTCCTTCTAGAAGACAAATGA